A stretch of the Prochlorococcus marinus str. MIT 0918 genome encodes the following:
- the trpS gene encoding tryptophan--tRNA ligase has product MNKKRVLSGVQPTGALHIGNWLGAIRNWVELQNEYETYVCVVDLHALTVPHNPEELKANTLSTAALYVACGMDPNKCSIFIQSHIPAHSELCWLLNCLTPLNWMERMIQFKEKAVKQGYNVSIGLLDYPVLMAADILLYNPDLVPVGEDQKQHLELARNIAQQRINSKFGKKDNHILKVPEPLIMKEGGKIMSLCDGKSKMSKSDPNENSRISLLDSPDIIRKKIKRAKTDQYIGLEFDNSNRPEADNLLGIYSMVTNQSREKVSKECAEMGWGKFKPLLTEAIISCLQPIQEKYTSLSKNPEELNQILINGTQQAKELSNSTLKRIRKAIGLLEQIDK; this is encoded by the coding sequence GTGAATAAAAAAAGAGTTCTATCAGGGGTTCAACCTACAGGTGCTCTGCATATAGGTAATTGGCTTGGTGCTATTCGCAACTGGGTAGAACTTCAGAATGAATATGAGACATATGTTTGTGTTGTTGACCTTCATGCATTAACTGTTCCTCATAATCCAGAAGAACTAAAAGCAAACACTTTATCTACTGCAGCTTTGTATGTTGCATGTGGGATGGATCCCAATAAATGTTCCATTTTTATTCAAAGTCATATACCAGCTCATAGTGAACTTTGTTGGCTTTTAAATTGTTTAACGCCTCTAAATTGGATGGAAAGGATGATCCAATTTAAAGAAAAAGCAGTTAAACAAGGATACAATGTATCTATAGGTTTACTTGACTACCCAGTTCTGATGGCGGCAGACATTCTTTTATATAATCCTGACTTAGTCCCTGTTGGTGAAGATCAAAAGCAGCATTTAGAATTAGCTAGAAATATTGCCCAACAAAGAATTAATTCTAAATTTGGCAAAAAAGATAATCACATACTAAAAGTCCCTGAACCTTTAATAATGAAAGAAGGTGGGAAAATAATGAGTTTATGCGATGGTAAAAGCAAAATGAGCAAAAGCGATCCAAATGAAAATAGTAGGATTTCACTTTTAGATAGTCCAGATATAATAAGAAAAAAAATCAAACGTGCCAAAACAGATCAGTATATTGGCTTAGAATTTGATAATTCAAATAGACCTGAAGCAGACAATCTTTTAGGGATTTATTCTATGGTTACTAACCAAAGTCGAGAAAAAGTTTCAAAAGAATGTGCAGAAATGGGTTGGGGAAAATTCAAACCTCTCCTAACAGAAGCAATAATTTCATGCCTTCAACCCATACAAGAAAAATATACTTCTTTATCAAAAAACCCTGAGGAACTAAATCAAATTCTTATTAATGGAACTCAGCAAGCAAAAGAATTATCTAATTCAACTTTAAAAAGAATTAGAAAAGCTATTGGATTATTAGAACAAATAGATAAATAA
- a CDS encoding NAD(P)H-quinone oxidoreductase subunit 4, with protein sequence MDATSITTAASSNNFPWLSLIVLLPSVGALIIPFLPQNQDENPYLFRNLAIGFLASDFIIILFVLSNFFDKQTSHLQLTERISWLPSIGLEWSLAVDGISAPLLALSGLITLLSATASWNIINKPKLYFALLLIQASAQSLVFLSQDFLLFFLAWELELVPVYLLIAIWGGKKRLYAATKFILYTALASLLILISGLALALSGSEFSLNLSELTARSPSGTFGLLCYLGFLIGFGVKLPIFPLHTWLPDAHGEANAPVSMLLAGILLKMGGYALIRFNVQMFPQIHIQLAPALIIIGIVNIIYGALNAFAQDNVKRRIACSSVSHMGFVLLGIGAINTLGINGAMLQMISHGLIAAAMFFITGSFYERTNTLSIPNMGGLAKALPITFALFLTSSLASLALPGMSGFVSEITIFLGITNQDIFTSTFRSISILIAAIGLVLTPIYLLSMCRRVFFGPRIPALAIVDEMNTRELFIALSLLVPTLFIGFWPRIATDLFETTTNALSNYLTSQSLMAITNSIL encoded by the coding sequence ATGGACGCAACTTCAATTACAACTGCAGCGTCCAGTAATAACTTCCCTTGGCTTTCTCTAATAGTATTACTTCCTTCAGTTGGTGCACTAATAATTCCATTTCTTCCTCAAAATCAAGATGAAAACCCCTATTTATTCAGAAATTTAGCAATAGGCTTTCTAGCTTCTGATTTCATAATAATATTATTCGTTCTAAGTAATTTCTTTGATAAGCAAACAAGTCATCTACAGTTAACCGAAAGGATAAGCTGGCTACCTTCTATTGGATTAGAGTGGTCTTTAGCAGTTGATGGAATTTCAGCACCATTATTAGCACTAAGTGGTTTAATAACACTTTTATCAGCAACAGCTAGTTGGAATATAATAAATAAACCTAAGCTTTATTTTGCATTATTATTAATTCAAGCATCAGCTCAATCATTAGTATTTCTTTCTCAAGACTTTCTTCTTTTCTTTTTAGCTTGGGAATTAGAACTTGTACCTGTTTATTTATTAATTGCAATTTGGGGGGGTAAAAAAAGGCTTTACGCAGCCACGAAATTTATTCTTTATACAGCACTAGCTTCTTTATTAATTCTTATTAGTGGACTTGCATTAGCATTGTCAGGTAGTGAATTTTCATTAAATCTTTCTGAGTTAACAGCTCGCTCTCCTTCTGGAACATTTGGATTACTTTGTTATTTAGGTTTCTTAATTGGCTTTGGAGTAAAGCTTCCTATTTTCCCACTTCACACATGGTTACCTGATGCTCATGGTGAAGCAAATGCTCCAGTATCAATGCTATTAGCAGGCATTCTTTTGAAAATGGGTGGTTATGCATTAATAAGGTTTAATGTACAAATGTTCCCTCAGATTCATATTCAATTAGCTCCTGCATTAATAATAATAGGAATAGTAAATATAATTTATGGTGCATTAAATGCATTTGCTCAAGATAATGTCAAAAGAAGAATAGCCTGTAGCTCAGTAAGTCATATGGGTTTTGTACTCTTAGGAATAGGAGCAATCAATACTCTGGGAATCAATGGTGCAATGCTACAGATGATTAGCCATGGTTTAATTGCTGCAGCAATGTTTTTTATTACTGGATCATTTTACGAAAGGACCAATACTCTCTCTATTCCAAATATGGGAGGCCTAGCCAAGGCTCTTCCAATAACCTTCGCATTATTTCTTACAAGTTCACTTGCGTCATTAGCTCTACCAGGCATGAGTGGTTTTGTAAGTGAAATAACTATTTTTCTAGGAATAACTAATCAAGACATATTCACTTCAACATTTAGATCTATCTCAATATTAATTGCTGCTATTGGTCTCGTACTTACTCCAATATACCTTCTATCAATGTGTAGACGTGTATTCTTTGGGCCAAGAATTCCTGCATTAGCAATAGTAGATGAAATGAACACCAGGGAATTATTTATAGCCTTGAGTCTTCTAGTGCCTACATTATTTATAGGTTTTTGGCCTAGAATAGCAACAGATCTTTTCGAAACAACAACTAATGCACTTTCTAATTATTTAACCTCTCAAAGTCTTATGGCTATTACTAACTCAATACTTTAA
- a CDS encoding M3 family metallopeptidase, which produces MKKAKSHPAILIGKGLPEFENISPKDIEKYIPILLKNLNIDLNHLEIKFIEFINTNKPLSWDEIITPISEIEEKLRWSWGAVCHLNGVCNSTELRKAYSSQQPSIVRFNNRLGQSEAIFKVLSKLSLSQSSQSSLNKTQQRIINSELLSMKHRGVGLIGRDKETFNSNSERLAELSTVFSNNVLDATKKWTLLLTKPDEIDGLPKRSLEAMSKAAKEAAKSTGDSIESNPDKGPWLLGLDIPTYISFMTYSNNRSLRETLYKAFISRASSGEISNNNIIEQILILRKQQAQLLGYNNWAEVSLANKMAKNVTEVEKLLEELRKAAMPTAKMELNRLQSFAAKNTADNDFQLSPWDISFWSEKLRKKIYNLDQESLRPWFPLPQVLDGLFKLCERLFEITISPQTDSYPTWNKDVKLFNVLDKDNCHIASFYLDPYIRPASKRGGAWMDECLIKQRLKNGDLVLPVAYLICNQTPPVGASPSLMSFEEVKTLFHEFGHGLQHMLTTVEYPKAAGINNVEWDAVELPSQFMENWCLDKKTIKNIARHWETKAPLPDNELEKLRKNQTFNTGLATLRQIHFALTDIKLHSEWDKSIGTKPDELRRDIAKTTTVMEPIPEDNLLCSFSHIFAGGYSAGYYSYKWAEVLSSDAYSMFEEAGLDNEEEVQAIGKKFRDTILSLGGSRSPEEIYKDFRGRSSSTEALIRHCGLTGSANK; this is translated from the coding sequence ATGAAAAAAGCTAAATCTCATCCAGCAATTCTAATTGGAAAAGGATTACCTGAATTTGAAAACATAAGTCCTAAAGACATTGAGAAATATATTCCTATTCTATTAAAAAATTTAAATATAGATTTAAATCATTTAGAAATTAAGTTTATAGAATTTATAAATACTAATAAACCTTTAAGTTGGGACGAGATAATTACTCCAATAAGTGAAATAGAAGAAAAGCTTAGATGGAGTTGGGGAGCTGTATGTCATTTAAATGGAGTATGTAATTCAACAGAATTAAGAAAGGCATATTCTTCTCAACAACCCAGTATCGTTCGTTTTAACAACCGACTTGGACAAAGTGAAGCAATTTTTAAAGTACTTTCAAAACTTTCTCTTTCTCAAAGCAGCCAAAGCTCATTAAATAAAACACAACAAAGAATTATAAATTCAGAGTTATTATCTATGAAACATCGAGGTGTAGGTCTTATAGGAAGAGACAAAGAAACCTTTAATAGCAATAGTGAACGTTTGGCAGAATTGTCTACTGTTTTCAGCAACAATGTTTTAGATGCTACAAAAAAATGGACCCTACTTTTAACAAAACCTGATGAAATTGATGGTTTACCTAAACGTAGTCTTGAGGCTATGTCAAAAGCCGCCAAAGAAGCTGCAAAGTCAACAGGCGACTCTATTGAAAGCAACCCTGATAAAGGGCCTTGGCTACTAGGTTTAGACATACCAACTTATATATCTTTTATGACATATTCAAATAACAGGTCTTTGCGTGAAACCCTATATAAAGCCTTTATAAGCAGAGCAAGCTCTGGAGAAATTAGTAATAATAATATTATCGAGCAAATTCTTATTCTAAGAAAACAACAAGCACAATTACTTGGATATAACAACTGGGCCGAGGTAAGCCTTGCCAACAAAATGGCTAAAAATGTTACTGAAGTTGAAAAATTACTAGAAGAGCTTAGGAAGGCTGCAATGCCTACTGCAAAAATGGAACTAAATAGGCTACAGAGTTTTGCTGCAAAAAACACTGCAGATAATGATTTCCAGCTATCTCCCTGGGATATAAGTTTCTGGTCAGAAAAACTTAGAAAAAAGATTTATAATCTTGATCAAGAATCACTTAGACCTTGGTTTCCTTTACCACAAGTACTTGATGGATTGTTTAAACTTTGTGAAAGGTTATTTGAAATTACGATAAGTCCTCAAACTGATTCATATCCTACATGGAATAAAGATGTCAAATTATTCAATGTTTTAGATAAAGACAACTGCCATATTGCCTCATTTTATTTAGATCCATATATACGACCAGCTAGTAAACGAGGAGGGGCTTGGATGGATGAATGTCTAATTAAACAAAGATTAAAAAACGGGGATCTTGTTTTACCTGTAGCTTATTTAATTTGCAATCAAACGCCTCCCGTTGGGGCTTCGCCAAGTCTTATGAGTTTCGAAGAAGTGAAAACACTTTTCCACGAATTTGGTCATGGTCTGCAACATATGCTTACTACTGTTGAATACCCAAAAGCAGCTGGTATTAACAATGTTGAATGGGATGCTGTAGAGCTTCCTAGTCAATTTATGGAAAATTGGTGCCTTGATAAAAAAACAATAAAGAATATCGCAAGACATTGGGAAACAAAAGCTCCTCTACCAGATAATGAACTTGAAAAACTAAGAAAAAACCAAACTTTTAATACAGGTCTAGCTACCCTTAGACAAATACATTTTGCACTTACAGATATAAAATTGCATAGTGAATGGGATAAAAGTATTGGGACGAAACCTGATGAATTAAGAAGGGATATAGCCAAAACAACAACTGTTATGGAGCCTATACCTGAAGATAATTTATTATGTTCATTTAGCCATATCTTTGCAGGTGGATATTCAGCAGGTTATTACTCCTACAAATGGGCAGAGGTTTTAAGTTCAGATGCCTACTCAATGTTTGAAGAAGCTGGTTTAGACAATGAAGAAGAAGTCCAAGCTATTGGGAAAAAGTTTAGGGATACAATTCTTAGCCTTGGAGGCAGTAGATCACCAGAAGAAATATATAAAGATTTTAGAGGCAGGAGCTCAAGTACAGAAGCATTAATTAGGCATTGTGGGCTTACAGGGAGTGCCAACAAATAA
- the thrB gene encoding homoserine kinase, which yields MMQPPIGKKVLVEVPSTTANLGPGFDCLGAALGMKNYFTITRIEGDSERFDLIMESTEGNHLRGGPENLFYRAAQRVWQTAEVEPFALEARVKLAVPPARGLGSSATAIVAGLVGANALIDAPLSKEKLLELAIDIEGHPDNVVPSLLGGLCFTAKAASQRWRIVRCDWDDSIKAVVAIPSLRLSTSEARRVMPKTVPISDAVINLGSLTLLLNGLRTGREDLITDGMHDRLHEPYRWKLIKGGPQVCEAAISAGAFGCAISGAGPSILALCKEENGKRISQAMVKAWEKEGVASRAPLLNLQTTGSTWSPVMK from the coding sequence ATGATGCAGCCGCCCATAGGCAAAAAAGTATTAGTGGAAGTCCCATCAACCACTGCGAACCTAGGACCAGGTTTTGACTGCTTAGGCGCTGCATTAGGAATGAAAAATTATTTCACGATTACACGAATCGAAGGCGATAGTGAAAGATTCGATCTCATTATGGAAAGTACTGAAGGAAATCATTTAAGAGGTGGGCCTGAAAACCTTTTTTATCGAGCAGCTCAAAGAGTTTGGCAAACGGCAGAAGTAGAACCCTTTGCATTAGAAGCAAGAGTAAAACTTGCTGTTCCTCCTGCAAGGGGTTTAGGTAGTAGTGCTACAGCAATTGTCGCTGGTCTTGTAGGAGCAAATGCTCTAATTGATGCCCCTCTTAGTAAGGAAAAACTTCTTGAACTAGCCATAGATATTGAAGGTCACCCAGATAATGTCGTGCCTTCTCTACTAGGAGGGTTATGTTTTACTGCGAAAGCCGCATCCCAAAGATGGAGAATAGTTAGATGCGATTGGGATGATTCAATCAAAGCTGTCGTAGCAATACCATCTCTTCGGCTAAGCACCAGCGAGGCAAGAAGAGTCATGCCCAAAACTGTTCCTATAAGTGATGCTGTAATCAATTTAGGATCACTTACCTTGCTATTGAATGGACTCAGGACAGGAAGAGAAGACTTGATAACTGATGGAATGCATGACCGACTTCATGAACCATATCGATGGAAATTAATCAAAGGAGGTCCACAAGTATGCGAAGCAGCTATTTCTGCAGGTGCATTTGGATGTGCGATTAGTGGTGCAGGACCAAGCATCCTTGCATTATGCAAAGAAGAAAACGGGAAAAGGATTAGTCAGGCCATGGTTAAAGCTTGGGAGAAGGAAGGAGTTGCAAGTAGAGCTCCTTTATTGAATCTACAAACCACAGGATCCACTTGGTCCCCTGTCATGAAATAA
- a CDS encoding YcjF family protein — MKNLIPSFSLPKLPVGKAGVVLGSVIAGQWIVTDLVHVPSGGLAFLAAGAGIWFLSKPSVGSFAAPSTVKGWIKRCNEVLKQFESLEDPSEHFNNSEERSNSLKEVISRETPQSLSVISTTGQVLPELNLLESAVTCSKPLKLSCSSSLPINNQSWEFPNNFFEQDLIVYYLPLPLRAVDLLWLKTIPNDLPSWIMVSTDQSEDWPSQLKALNSQLPERWVNRILKWNDNPEHLKQVLTPVRRSLEQSKTNTDKTCQRLLSRLHSSWQADLETLRREKFRVIQNRSQWIVAGAVFASPVPSTDLLSVAVVNGLMIQEMGSLWSCSFKPELLNAVARQLAMAALAQGVVEWSGQALLGVAKLHGGTWLAAGAMQALSAAYLTRVVGTSMADWMALNNGVAKPDLDLLKLQAPELIAKAAEKEKVDWSSFVIQSKNWIKGQVVNQENIQAQLS; from the coding sequence ATGAAAAACTTAATTCCATCTTTTAGTCTTCCTAAATTGCCAGTAGGCAAAGCTGGTGTTGTTCTTGGTTCAGTAATAGCTGGTCAATGGATTGTCACTGATTTAGTTCACGTCCCTTCTGGGGGACTTGCTTTTTTAGCTGCAGGTGCTGGTATTTGGTTTCTTTCTAAGCCCTCAGTTGGTTCTTTTGCTGCGCCTTCTACTGTAAAAGGTTGGATAAAACGATGTAATGAAGTATTAAAGCAATTTGAATCATTAGAAGATCCATCTGAACATTTTAATAATTCAGAAGAAAGATCAAACTCTCTGAAAGAGGTTATTTCAAGAGAAACTCCACAGTCACTTTCTGTAATAAGTACAACGGGACAGGTTTTGCCAGAATTAAATTTGTTGGAATCAGCCGTTACTTGTTCTAAGCCTTTAAAACTTTCATGCTCTTCATCTCTTCCAATAAATAATCAGTCATGGGAATTTCCAAATAACTTTTTTGAACAGGATTTAATTGTTTATTACCTTCCTTTACCTTTGAGGGCAGTAGATTTGCTTTGGCTTAAGACTATTCCTAATGATTTACCTTCATGGATAATGGTCTCCACTGATCAGTCTGAGGATTGGCCGAGTCAATTAAAAGCACTTAATTCGCAATTGCCTGAAAGGTGGGTGAATAGAATTCTTAAATGGAATGACAATCCTGAGCATTTAAAACAAGTGCTTACTCCTGTTAGAAGATCTTTAGAACAGTCAAAGACCAATACAGATAAAACTTGTCAGAGACTTTTGTCTAGGCTTCATAGTTCTTGGCAAGCAGATCTAGAAACATTAAGAAGGGAGAAATTTCGTGTTATTCAAAACCGTTCTCAATGGATTGTTGCAGGAGCTGTCTTTGCTTCTCCAGTACCATCTACAGATCTGTTATCAGTAGCAGTCGTAAATGGGTTGATGATTCAGGAAATGGGCAGTCTTTGGTCATGTAGCTTTAAACCAGAGTTGTTAAATGCTGTAGCACGTCAACTTGCTATGGCTGCTTTAGCTCAGGGGGTTGTTGAGTGGAGTGGTCAAGCTTTACTTGGTGTGGCTAAATTACATGGAGGTACATGGTTAGCTGCTGGGGCCATGCAGGCACTTAGTGCAGCATATTTAACAAGAGTAGTAGGCACGTCAATGGCTGATTGGATGGCATTGAATAATGGAGTTGCTAAACCAGATTTGGATTTATTAAAATTACAAGCACCAGAATTAATTGCTAAAGCAGCGGAAAAAGAAAAAGTAGATTGGTCAAGTTTTGTAATTCAATCTAAAAATTGGATTAAGGGTCAAGTTGTTAATCAAGAAAATATTCAAGCTCAATTATCCTAA
- the thrS gene encoding threonine--tRNA ligase, with translation MPIITLPDGSQKNFSQPVTIAQIASNIGPGLANAALAGKVNGNLIDTSIPIDYDSTVNIITSKNKEGIDIIRHSFAHLLGHAVKQLYPTAKMAIGPVIENGFYYDIAYENAFTPIDLENIEKRIRELIKQDYEVIVEVVSKESARKIFLERGEPYKVKIIDEIPEGEIIKLYKHQEYIDMCRGPHVPNTKHLRSFSLMKVSGAYWKGNSNNEMLQRIYGTAWGTSKELQSYLTKLSEAEKRDHRKIGKKLNLFHTQEESPGMIFWHPKGWSIYQVLENYIRETLELNEYQEIKTPQAVDRSLWEKSGHWEKFKDDMFTTTSENREYAIKPMNCPCHIQIFNQGLKSYKDLPLRLAEFGSCHRNEPSGALHGLMRVRNFVQDDAHIFCTEEQIQDEVDKFIDLVFDVYKAFGFESIIIKLSTRPEKRVGNDEIWDKSEKALADALNLKHLDWSYLPGEGAFYGPKIEFSLKDCLDRVWQCGTIQVDFSMPGRLNASYIDENNERQVPVMLHRAILGSFERFIGILIEEYEGKFPVWLSPIQVVVMNITDRNTMESKKVFNSLIKNRIRTHLDIRNEKIGFKIREHTLQRIPYQLIIGDKEEENQTVSVRTREGKDLGSMKLEIFLTILQEAISLKSLSSKNR, from the coding sequence ATGCCTATAATTACTCTTCCTGACGGAAGTCAGAAAAATTTTTCCCAACCAGTAACAATAGCTCAGATTGCTTCTAATATTGGGCCTGGACTAGCTAATGCTGCTCTTGCAGGCAAAGTAAATGGAAACTTAATAGATACCTCAATTCCAATTGATTATGACAGTACAGTAAATATAATTACATCTAAAAACAAAGAAGGTATAGATATTATTCGTCACTCATTTGCACACTTATTAGGTCATGCAGTTAAACAACTATATCCCACAGCTAAAATGGCAATTGGCCCAGTAATAGAAAATGGTTTTTATTATGATATTGCATATGAAAACGCCTTTACACCAATAGATCTTGAAAATATTGAGAAAAGAATTAGAGAACTTATTAAGCAAGATTATGAAGTTATAGTTGAAGTGGTTTCAAAAGAATCAGCCCGTAAAATATTCTTAGAAAGAGGGGAACCATATAAAGTTAAAATTATCGATGAAATACCTGAAGGAGAAATTATAAAATTATATAAACATCAAGAATATATTGATATGTGCAGAGGACCTCATGTACCTAATACTAAACATCTTAGATCCTTTTCTTTAATGAAGGTTTCTGGAGCTTATTGGAAAGGAAACTCTAATAATGAAATGTTGCAACGAATATACGGAACTGCTTGGGGAACTTCCAAAGAACTTCAAAGTTACCTAACTAAATTAAGCGAAGCTGAAAAAAGAGACCACCGGAAAATAGGAAAGAAACTCAATTTATTTCATACACAAGAAGAATCTCCTGGCATGATTTTTTGGCACCCTAAAGGCTGGTCCATATATCAAGTTCTTGAAAATTATATCCGCGAAACACTGGAATTAAATGAATATCAAGAGATAAAAACGCCGCAAGCAGTCGATCGTTCTCTTTGGGAAAAGTCTGGTCATTGGGAAAAATTCAAAGATGATATGTTTACTACAACATCAGAGAATCGAGAATATGCGATAAAACCAATGAATTGTCCTTGTCATATCCAAATTTTCAATCAAGGGCTTAAAAGTTACAAAGATCTGCCTTTAAGACTAGCTGAATTTGGTTCTTGTCATAGAAATGAACCATCAGGAGCACTTCATGGATTAATGAGAGTAAGAAATTTTGTTCAAGATGATGCCCATATCTTCTGTACAGAAGAACAGATTCAAGATGAGGTAGATAAATTTATAGACCTAGTATTCGATGTATATAAAGCTTTTGGATTTGAATCAATTATTATTAAATTATCAACAAGGCCTGAAAAGAGAGTAGGTAATGATGAAATTTGGGACAAATCAGAAAAGGCTCTAGCTGATGCATTGAATTTAAAACATTTAGACTGGTCATACCTACCAGGAGAAGGAGCTTTTTATGGTCCTAAAATTGAATTCTCTTTAAAAGACTGCCTAGACAGAGTTTGGCAATGTGGAACTATTCAAGTTGACTTTTCTATGCCTGGAAGGCTAAATGCAAGTTATATTGATGAAAATAACGAGAGGCAAGTACCAGTAATGCTTCATAGAGCAATACTTGGTTCATTTGAGAGGTTTATAGGGATTTTAATAGAGGAATATGAAGGAAAATTCCCTGTGTGGTTATCTCCTATACAAGTAGTAGTTATGAACATAACTGATAGAAATACAATGGAGTCTAAGAAAGTATTCAACTCTCTAATAAAAAACAGAATAAGGACACACCTAGATATTAGAAATGAGAAGATTGGATTTAAGATACGAGAACATACACTCCAAAGAATTCCTTATCAGTTAATTATTGGTGACAAAGAGGAAGAAAATCAAACAGTTTCTGTAAGGACAAGAGAAGGAAAAGATTTAGGCTCTATGAAATTAGAAATATTTTTAACAATCCTGCAAGAAGCTATATCTTTAAAATCATTATCAAGCAAAAATAGATAG
- a CDS encoding metal ABC transporter substrate-binding protein, with the protein MLLIFNVSCKPLSSNKDQIVNPSKLIVLTTFTVLADIAKNIAGERLIVESITKPGAEIHGYKPTPSDLVRASKADLIVENGLGLELWAKKFTSSLNDVSRVVLTDGINPLPIEGDVYAGRPNPHAWMSPLRAIHYVDKLASAFISIDHEGKEVYLKNSDIYKKKLIDLDQELRTALEKVPLEKRVLVSCEGALSYLADDYGFQEAYLWPVNAESQVTPRRMEKLIATISKTQVPVVFCETTVSEKPQLEVSRITQTTFGGKFFVDSLSDKDGPAPTFIDLQRHNVRLILKGFAVNN; encoded by the coding sequence TTGTTACTTATATTTAATGTTTCTTGCAAGCCACTTTCTTCAAATAAGGATCAGATTGTAAATCCCTCAAAACTCATAGTCTTAACAACGTTTACTGTTCTTGCTGATATAGCAAAAAATATAGCGGGTGAAAGATTAATTGTAGAATCTATAACTAAACCAGGTGCAGAAATACATGGTTATAAACCTACTCCAAGTGATTTAGTAAGGGCTTCTAAGGCTGATTTAATTGTTGAAAATGGTCTTGGACTTGAATTGTGGGCAAAGAAATTTACTTCTTCATTGAATGATGTATCACGTGTTGTACTAACTGACGGCATAAACCCCTTACCCATAGAAGGTGATGTTTATGCAGGCAGGCCTAATCCCCATGCTTGGATGTCGCCTTTAAGAGCTATTCATTATGTAGATAAACTTGCATCGGCTTTTATTTCGATTGATCATGAAGGAAAAGAAGTTTATTTAAAAAATTCTGACATTTATAAAAAGAAATTGATCGATCTTGATCAGGAACTTAGAACAGCTTTGGAAAAAGTCCCACTTGAAAAAAGGGTATTAGTTAGTTGTGAAGGAGCATTATCCTATTTGGCAGATGACTACGGTTTCCAAGAAGCTTATTTGTGGCCTGTTAATGCAGAGAGTCAAGTAACCCCTAGAAGGATGGAAAAATTAATCGCAACTATTTCCAAGACACAAGTACCTGTAGTGTTTTGTGAAACTACAGTTAGCGAAAAGCCTCAACTAGAAGTTTCACGTATTACACAAACCACTTTTGGTGGTAAGTTTTTTGTTGACTCTCTTTCTGATAAAGATGGACCTGCGCCAACTTTTATTGATCTCCAGCGGCATAATGTCCGACTAATTCTTAAAGGATTTGCTGTAAACAATTAA
- a CDS encoding glucokinase: MNLLAGDIGGTKTLLGIYKFDGKLKLIIKEKYLSREWQSFNQILKEFLSKLPNTISSPSIGCIGVAGKVNNGNVKITNLDWDINEKILNESIKTKKILLLNDFSCLVHAIPFLENDQFTYIQSVNNKITKNSNKDIFSIIGAGTGLGMARGFNSNSGIEVLASEGGHKEFACRTQSEWELCQWLKKDLNLERLSIERVVSGTGLGNIARWRLMKEDAKSHPLRPTAEKIPKQTDLNHDFPEIVSNFAHKGDPIMKEVLEIWLSAYGSAVGDLALHELSSSGIWISGGTAAKHLTGFQSEIFLKALKNKGRFTNFLEKIPIMALIDPDAGLFGAACKAHLTAKRINLSE, encoded by the coding sequence ATGAATCTACTTGCAGGAGATATTGGAGGTACAAAAACACTCCTTGGAATATATAAATTTGATGGAAAACTTAAATTAATAATTAAAGAAAAGTATTTATCAAGAGAATGGCAATCTTTTAATCAGATCTTAAAGGAATTTTTGTCTAAATTACCTAATACTATTTCATCTCCGAGTATTGGCTGTATTGGTGTTGCTGGCAAGGTTAATAATGGCAACGTAAAAATAACAAATCTAGACTGGGATATAAATGAAAAAATATTAAACGAATCAATAAAGACTAAAAAAATTTTATTACTAAATGATTTCTCATGTTTAGTTCATGCAATTCCTTTTCTTGAAAATGATCAGTTTACTTATATTCAATCAGTAAATAATAAAATAACTAAAAATTCTAATAAAGATATTTTTTCTATTATTGGAGCTGGAACAGGTCTTGGTATGGCAAGAGGTTTCAACTCTAATAGTGGCATTGAAGTACTAGCAAGTGAAGGGGGACATAAAGAATTTGCCTGCAGGACTCAAAGTGAATGGGAACTATGCCAATGGTTAAAGAAAGATCTAAATCTAGAAAGATTATCAATTGAAAGAGTAGTAAGCGGAACTGGTCTAGGTAATATTGCACGATGGAGATTGATGAAAGAAGATGCTAAATCTCATCCATTAAGACCAACAGCAGAAAAAATTCCAAAACAAACTGATTTAAATCATGATTTCCCAGAAATTGTTAGTAATTTTGCACATAAAGGTGATCCTATAATGAAAGAAGTTTTAGAAATTTGGCTTAGCGCTTATGGTTCAGCTGTTGGAGACCTCGCTTTACATGAACTAAGTAGTTCTGGAATATGGATTAGTGGAGGAACCGCAGCTAAACATCTAACTGGTTTTCAATCCGAAATATTCTTAAAAGCATTAAAAAACAAAGGTCGTTTTACAAATTTTCTTGAAAAAATACCAATAATGGCATTAATAGATCCTGATGCTGGTCTATTTGGTGCTGCTTGTAAAGCACATTTAACGGCCAAACGAATCAACTTATCTGAATAA